The following are encoded in a window of bacterium SCSIO 12643 genomic DNA:
- a CDS encoding GTP cyclohydrolase translates to MFIINLTYKTELDTVDQYLEEHIEYLNKQYELGYFLASGRKIPRTGGIILSNVESKTQLEEIIEKDPFKHHDLADYELTEFVPSKTSDELSFLIPK, encoded by the coding sequence ATGTTTATAATAAACCTCACTTATAAAACTGAATTAGATACAGTGGATCAATATTTAGAAGAGCATATTGAATATCTAAATAAACAATATGAACTGGGTTATTTTCTGGCTTCGGGAAGAAAAATACCCAGAACAGGAGGCATCATCTTGTCCAACGTTGAATCCAAAACTCAACTGGAAGAAATAATCGAAAAAGATCCGTTTAAACATCACGATTTAGCAGATTACGAACTGACTGAATTTGTTCCTAGTAAGACCTCAGACGAATTAAGTTTTTTAATCCCAAAATAG
- a CDS encoding serine hydrolase, with protein MKQILYLLLFPVLCYSCSSEDQKPQQVTLEKNHIETLFSEIELGKYPATNAILISQNDSLLFEKYFNGYGKDSLQDVRSTTKSITALLAGIAMDQGILKVDAPILSYLTQYNKSNLDHWDDRKSLITVEDLLTMRTGIGCEQFFGDLGFPDCEEKMFDQKDWVKYGLDQEMAFAPKEKWLYTGTAPMIMGAVISESSQTSIADFAAKNLFAPLNITNNYQWAKNEATGRYFTAGNLRISPRNMAKIGHMVIHNGKYNGQQVISEKMIHEILDEKVKLPNDYSFFKTAGNSWEGQESASYGYYWYTEKVKINEKEITLKFTFGNGGNYIILIPELNDLVVVFTGSNYGKPILNKQPFDMMYRYILPYFIEK; from the coding sequence ATGAAACAAATACTCTATCTCCTTTTGTTCCCCGTATTATGCTATTCCTGTAGTTCGGAGGATCAAAAACCTCAACAAGTTACTCTAGAAAAAAACCATATTGAAACATTATTTTCAGAAATTGAGCTTGGAAAATACCCCGCAACTAATGCTATCCTTATTTCTCAAAATGACAGTCTGCTTTTTGAAAAATACTTCAATGGTTACGGGAAAGACAGTTTACAAGATGTTCGATCCACTACAAAATCTATTACCGCCTTGTTGGCCGGAATAGCTATGGATCAAGGAATTCTAAAAGTAGACGCTCCTATCTTAAGTTATCTCACGCAGTACAATAAAAGTAATCTTGACCATTGGGACGATAGAAAATCTTTGATTACGGTTGAAGACTTGTTAACCATGCGTACCGGAATTGGCTGCGAACAGTTTTTTGGAGATCTGGGGTTTCCTGATTGTGAAGAAAAAATGTTCGACCAAAAAGATTGGGTAAAATATGGTCTTGATCAAGAAATGGCTTTTGCTCCAAAAGAAAAATGGCTCTATACGGGAACTGCGCCAATGATTATGGGTGCGGTAATTAGCGAATCGTCTCAAACCAGCATTGCCGATTTTGCTGCCAAAAATTTATTCGCTCCTTTAAACATTACGAACAATTACCAATGGGCAAAAAATGAAGCTACTGGAAGATATTTTACAGCTGGTAATCTGAGAATATCCCCCAGGAATATGGCTAAAATTGGTCATATGGTCATCCATAATGGGAAGTACAACGGACAGCAGGTGATTTCGGAAAAAATGATCCATGAAATTTTAGATGAAAAAGTCAAATTACCAAATGATTATTCTTTTTTCAAAACAGCCGGAAATTCCTGGGAAGGACAAGAATCCGCTTCATATGGTTATTACTGGTACACCGAAAAGGTAAAAATTAACGAGAAGGAAATCACGCTTAAATTCACGTTCGGAAATGGGGGAAATTATATCATTCTTATTCCTGAATTAAATGATTTGGTTGTGGTATTCACCGGAAGCAATTATGGTAAACCTATTTTAAACAAGCAACCATTTGATATGATGTACAGATATATTCTTCCTTATTTTATTGAAAAATAG
- a CDS encoding dihydrofolate reductase gives MKKIIYYVASSLDGYIAGPNGDISQFILQGKGVEKYQSDLANFETVIMGRKTYEFGFQFGLEPGQPAYPNMAHFIFSDTLKIDHLAPSVKIEKLHIDTINEIRQNAQTDIYLCGGGEFAGWLLDNDLIDQLKIKLNPVVLGNGTPLFGSSTTAVKWKLTDQESFSDGLQILTYNK, from the coding sequence ATGAAAAAAATAATCTATTACGTAGCAAGTTCCTTAGATGGGTACATTGCTGGCCCAAATGGCGATATCAGTCAATTTATTTTACAAGGAAAAGGTGTTGAGAAATATCAATCTGATCTGGCTAATTTCGAAACGGTCATTATGGGGCGAAAGACCTATGAATTTGGTTTTCAATTTGGACTGGAACCGGGACAACCTGCATATCCCAATATGGCGCATTTCATCTTCTCCGATACATTAAAGATTGACCATCTTGCTCCATCGGTAAAAATTGAAAAACTACATATTGATACCATCAATGAAATTCGTCAAAATGCGCAAACCGATATTTACTTATGTGGTGGAGGTGAATTTGCCGGCTGGTTATTGGACAACGACTTGATTGACCAATTGAAAATCAAATTAAACCCTGTTGTTCTAGGAAATGGGACGCCTCTATTTGGTTCTTCTACAACAGCCGTAAAATGGAAACTCACGGACCAGGAATCGTTTTCGGATGGGCTGCAAATATTGACATATAACAAATAG
- a CDS encoding ABC transporter ATP-binding protein encodes MRRYLSTYKVLNRGELTVTLPFILFMLVMMSLGVFVALNTDSIFYVVSLMALSFILPIFLYQHQKIKWKLWAFENVRDLSDLLTKETSSLLLSGNNPLEEKTILSYKKDKERIKKIAFERKRNKTFALEIEDTFLPAKTEIKYSIIYYLFFLLIGISIGYVFFLIPTNTGDAIFGKVVCGISALLFIQWSIRRLMDRDFILKLSHQGIELRKYGVLSWDKIENLQVFSRIHHRGSKRSTREKSLEFSFKHGGEMKTLKFNIRTLNISMPDLDETIKIYQLRHKKRIKVSNTV; translated from the coding sequence ATGAGAAGATATTTATCAACCTATAAGGTGCTTAATCGTGGAGAGTTGACAGTTACACTGCCTTTTATTCTCTTCATGTTAGTAATGATGTCTTTAGGCGTATTTGTTGCTCTAAATACTGATTCCATTTTTTATGTGGTGAGTTTAATGGCTTTAAGTTTTATTTTACCAATTTTCTTGTATCAACACCAAAAAATAAAATGGAAGCTTTGGGCCTTTGAAAATGTTAGAGATTTATCTGATCTACTAACCAAAGAGACAAGTTCCTTACTTTTATCAGGAAACAATCCGCTTGAAGAAAAGACCATTTTGTCTTATAAAAAAGATAAAGAACGCATAAAAAAAATTGCATTCGAAAGAAAACGGAATAAAACGTTTGCACTGGAAATAGAAGACACATTTCTTCCAGCAAAGACAGAAATAAAATATTCTATTATTTACTATTTATTTTTCTTACTAATTGGAATCTCTATTGGGTATGTATTCTTTCTAATCCCAACAAATACAGGAGATGCAATATTTGGCAAGGTAGTTTGCGGAATTAGCGCGTTATTATTTATCCAATGGTCAATTAGACGTTTAATGGATAGAGACTTTATCTTAAAATTAAGTCATCAGGGTATCGAGTTAAGAAAGTATGGGGTGTTAAGTTGGGATAAGATTGAAAACCTACAAGTTTTTTCCAGAATCCACCATCGAGGTTCGAAACGTTCAACTCGGGAGAAAAGCCTCGAATTTTCATTTAAGCATGGAGGGGAAATGAAAACGTTAAAATTTAACATCCGTACCTTAAACATCTCAATGCCAGACTTAGATGAAACGATAAAAATTTATCAATTAAGGCATAAGAAAAGAATTAAAGTCTCTAACACCGTGTGA
- a CDS encoding efflux RND transporter permease subunit — MLNKIIRYFLENKLVTILVALVFILGGWITAPFGWDTGVLPSDPVAVDAIPDIGENQQIVFTQWQGRSPQDIEDQITYPLTTSLLGIPGVKSIRSSSVFGFSSIYIIFNDDVEFYWSRSRILEKLNSLPAGVLPDGVQPALGPDATALGQVFWYTLEGRDAQGNPTGGWDLHEIRSVQDFYVKYALNAVDGVSEVASIGGYVQEYQVDVNPDALKAYDISLEKVLNAVKNSNKDVGAKTIEINRAEYLVRGLGYIKSVEDLELAVVAVADNVPIRIKDIGKVNLGPATRRGLLDKDGAEVVGGVVVARYGANPLQVINQVKGKMDEIASGLPKKVLADGTESQLTIVPFYDRTQLIQETLGTLEEALTLELMITILVVIVMVLNLRASILISSLLPIAVLMVFIAMRIFHVDANIVALSGIAIAIGTMVDLGIVLSENVIKHVKEAPATQKLIDTIYNAAAEVSSAILAAVSTTIVSFIPVFTMEAAEGKLFKPLAFTKTFALLASLIVALLILPALAHAVFGFKIKKDVKGMVFHVALTVLGIGLLIFGFHWAGITVAAFGIIGGVVSRISVPNFFTENYAVIITLVSVTWLLAKSWMPLGAGESLMLNYMFVVLIVALILGVFYALEHYYERILNMVLIHKKRFLMVPAVLMLIGLMSWIGYNSTFGFAAKGLDRVGWNIRTTAVWSSLAHTFPGIGKEFMPALDEGSFLLMPSSMPHAGVEQNKEVVQQLDMLLANIPEVDLAVGKMGRAETALDPAPISMYENVINYKSEYVVDEKGYKVPFKVNEKGWFILKNGNAVSRKRLLIKRISTDQLVPDSDGEYFRNWRDDIQSPDDIWKEIVKYTKLPGVTSAPKLQPIETRLVMLQTGMRAPMGIKVYGPDLATIEQFGIELESVLKEVPSVKTEAVFADRIVGKPYIHLKINRSKIARYGLLVNDVQRIIETAIGGMTLTSTVEGRERFPVRVRYPRELRDDPEAIRSILIPTPTGTQVPLGDLVDVEYVRGPQMIKSEDTFLVGYVLFDKRDGFAEVDVVEAAQDYIQMQINSGALEIPPGVSYKFSGNYENQVRAEKRLSFIVPAVLLIIFLILYFQFRSITTSLMVFTGIAMAFSGAFLMLWLYGESWFMNFSFFGENMRELFQMHTVNLSVAVWVGFIALFGIATDDGVLIGTYLDQSFAQFKPQSKAEIRKAVIHAGLRRIKPAVMTSATTIIALLPVLTSSGRGADIMIPMAIPAFGGMVVASITFFIVPVLYSWRAEYQLNRKKLEP; from the coding sequence GTGTTAAATAAAATTATAAGATATTTTCTTGAAAATAAACTGGTGACTATTCTCGTGGCACTGGTATTTATATTGGGTGGATGGATTACAGCTCCCTTTGGATGGGATACTGGAGTTTTACCATCTGATCCGGTTGCAGTGGATGCGATTCCGGATATTGGAGAGAACCAACAGATTGTTTTTACCCAATGGCAAGGACGATCTCCTCAGGATATAGAAGATCAAATTACATATCCTTTAACAACTTCTCTATTGGGAATTCCGGGAGTAAAATCTATTCGGAGTTCTTCGGTATTTGGCTTTAGCAGTATCTATATCATTTTTAATGATGATGTAGAATTTTACTGGTCCAGATCACGGATTTTGGAGAAATTAAATTCATTACCCGCTGGAGTGTTACCTGATGGTGTCCAGCCAGCTTTGGGCCCGGATGCTACGGCTCTGGGACAGGTGTTTTGGTATACTTTGGAAGGACGGGATGCGCAAGGAAATCCAACGGGTGGTTGGGATTTACATGAAATCCGATCGGTACAGGATTTCTATGTGAAATATGCGTTGAATGCAGTGGACGGTGTTTCAGAGGTAGCCAGTATTGGTGGTTATGTTCAGGAGTATCAGGTAGATGTCAATCCGGATGCATTAAAAGCGTATGACATTTCATTGGAAAAGGTGTTAAATGCCGTGAAGAACTCCAATAAAGATGTGGGTGCAAAAACCATAGAAATCAATCGCGCAGAATATTTAGTACGTGGATTGGGATATATCAAATCTGTAGAAGATTTGGAATTGGCTGTAGTGGCGGTTGCGGATAATGTACCAATTCGAATTAAAGATATTGGAAAAGTGAATCTGGGTCCGGCTACACGTAGAGGTCTGTTGGATAAAGATGGCGCAGAAGTCGTTGGAGGAGTTGTCGTGGCGCGTTATGGAGCCAATCCGTTACAGGTAATCAATCAGGTAAAAGGCAAGATGGATGAGATTGCTTCCGGGTTACCCAAAAAAGTGTTGGCTGATGGAACCGAAAGTCAATTAACCATTGTCCCATTTTATGATCGTACTCAATTGATCCAGGAGACGTTGGGAACCTTGGAAGAAGCGTTGACTTTGGAATTGATGATTACCATTTTGGTAGTGATTGTGATGGTGCTGAACCTCAGAGCATCTATTCTGATTTCCAGTTTATTGCCGATCGCAGTTTTGATGGTTTTTATCGCTATGCGAATATTTCATGTAGATGCCAATATTGTGGCCTTATCCGGAATTGCGATTGCGATTGGAACTATGGTGGATTTGGGGATTGTGTTATCAGAAAATGTGATTAAACATGTCAAAGAAGCTCCGGCTACTCAGAAATTGATTGATACTATTTATAATGCCGCAGCTGAAGTGAGTTCAGCCATATTGGCGGCAGTGTCCACAACCATTGTGAGTTTTATTCCGGTATTTACGATGGAAGCGGCTGAAGGGAAATTGTTTAAGCCATTGGCGTTTACCAAAACCTTTGCGCTGTTGGCTTCATTGATCGTAGCGTTATTGATTTTACCAGCTCTGGCGCATGCAGTATTCGGATTTAAAATTAAGAAGGATGTCAAGGGAATGGTTTTTCATGTTGCATTAACTGTTTTGGGTATAGGTCTATTGATTTTTGGATTCCATTGGGCTGGAATTACAGTGGCCGCTTTTGGAATCATTGGCGGGGTAGTTTCCAGAATATCAGTGCCTAACTTCTTTACTGAAAATTATGCAGTGATCATCACATTAGTTTCGGTAACCTGGTTATTGGCTAAATCATGGATGCCATTAGGAGCAGGAGAATCTTTGATGTTGAATTACATGTTCGTGGTTCTAATCGTGGCATTGATCTTAGGTGTTTTCTACGCATTGGAACATTATTATGAGCGGATTTTAAATATGGTCCTAATTCATAAAAAAAGATTTCTAATGGTTCCAGCTGTTTTGATGCTTATTGGACTCATGAGTTGGATCGGTTATAATTCCACATTTGGTTTTGCCGCGAAAGGCTTGGATCGCGTAGGGTGGAATATTCGTACAACAGCGGTCTGGTCATCTTTGGCACATACGTTTCCAGGAATTGGCAAAGAGTTTATGCCAGCTTTGGACGAAGGGAGTTTTTTATTGATGCCATCTTCAATGCCGCATGCAGGAGTTGAACAGAATAAAGAAGTTGTCCAGCAATTGGATATGTTATTGGCAAATATTCCAGAGGTGGATTTGGCTGTAGGAAAGATGGGACGTGCGGAAACGGCCTTGGATCCTGCGCCTATTTCTATGTATGAAAATGTAATTAATTATAAATCCGAATATGTAGTTGATGAGAAAGGATATAAAGTGCCATTTAAAGTAAATGAAAAAGGATGGTTTATTTTAAAAAATGGAAATGCCGTATCTAGAAAAAGATTGCTCATCAAAAGGATTTCTACGGATCAATTAGTACCAGATTCGGATGGCGAATATTTTAGAAATTGGCGTGATGACATTCAATCTCCGGATGATATTTGGAAAGAAATTGTGAAGTATACCAAGTTACCGGGGGTCACATCTGCACCAAAGCTTCAACCTATTGAAACACGTTTAGTTATGTTACAAACTGGAATGCGTGCACCAATGGGAATTAAAGTATACGGACCGGATTTGGCAACGATTGAACAATTTGGAATTGAATTGGAGTCCGTGCTTAAAGAAGTGCCTTCAGTAAAAACAGAAGCCGTATTTGCAGATCGAATAGTGGGGAAACCTTACATTCATCTAAAAATCAATCGCTCCAAAATTGCACGTTATGGATTATTGGTGAACGATGTACAGAGAATCATAGAAACCGCGATTGGTGGAATGACGCTAACTTCAACCGTTGAAGGCCGTGAACGTTTTCCGGTTCGCGTAAGATACCCTCGGGAGTTGCGTGATGACCCGGAAGCGATTCGAAGCATTTTGATTCCAACACCAACGGGGACGCAAGTTCCTTTGGGTGATCTGGTGGATGTGGAATATGTACGTGGACCACAAATGATCAAAAGTGAAGATACATTCCTGGTGGGCTATGTGTTGTTTGATAAGCGTGATGGATTTGCGGAGGTCGATGTGGTTGAAGCCGCTCAGGATTATATTCAAATGCAAATTAATTCGGGAGCTTTGGAAATTCCTCCCGGAGTGAGTTACAAGTTTTCGGGGAATTATGAAAATCAGGTGCGAGCAGAGAAAAGATTGTCTTTTATTGTGCCTGCGGTGCTATTGATTATTTTCTTGATTCTGTATTTCCAGTTTAGATCAATCACCACATCACTGATGGTGTTTACAGGAATTGCAATGGCATTTAGTGGCGCTTTTCTGATGTTGTGGTTGTATGGGGAATCCTGGTTTATGAATTTTAGCTTTTTCGGAGAAAATATGCGTGAATTATTTCAAATGCATACCGTTAATCTGAGTGTCGCTGTATGGGTAGGATTTATTGCCTTATTTGGAATTGCCACTGATGACGGAGTTTTGATCGGTACCTATTTGGATCAAAGCTTTGCGCAGTTTAAACCACAATCTAAGGCTGAAATCAGAAAAGCGGTAATACATGCAGGGTTACGTAGAATTAAACCAGCCGTGATGACATCTGCTACAACGATTATCGCATTGCTCCCGGTGTTGACATCTTCCGGACGCGGTGCAGATATTATGATTCCAATGGCTATTCCGGCATTTGGTGGAATGGTAGTCGCATCAATAACCTTCTTCATTGTACCAGTGTTGTATAGCTGGCGGGCAGAGTACCAGTTGAATAGAAAAAAGTTAGAACCTTAA
- a CDS encoding TolC family protein, translating into MKRVLKIYLMVCVVLSIQIVAQGQSMPPELHEYLKMAASGNPGLKAKYTRFEMAVEKVAQSNGLPDPTLSFGYFVQPIETRVGPQQAKLSLTQMFPWFGTLKANSQRDSLMAQSRYQEFLEARYQLYYEVKSAYYPIYELHQTIRLHEENIKILENFKQISTVKYKNGIGSMVDVIRVDILLENAQTEIEVLRSQKYPLEVRFNRLLNREDSMVVYIPRELKISKDEIIGDSILGNPVLRAYDLQIESSKAEQIVAKKQGHPMIGVGVDYVFVGNSESVVQNSGRDAWMPMVSMTLPIYRKKYKSAVRTAELKEKALQLEQHDYENTLMTDYELARYTLEISVEKLDSYQRQIKNSEMAIKILMASYSNSGKDFEEVLRMQQELLQYQKAQVVAMKEYHIALARLKYLTGDPFP; encoded by the coding sequence ATGAAAAGAGTATTAAAAATATATCTGATGGTTTGCGTAGTCCTGAGTATTCAAATAGTTGCACAGGGACAGAGTATGCCACCAGAATTGCATGAATATTTAAAGATGGCTGCATCAGGTAATCCCGGTTTAAAAGCGAAGTATACCCGATTTGAAATGGCCGTAGAAAAGGTTGCACAATCAAATGGTCTTCCGGATCCAACATTGTCATTTGGCTATTTCGTTCAGCCTATTGAAACCAGAGTAGGGCCCCAACAAGCGAAATTAAGTTTGACACAAATGTTTCCCTGGTTTGGCACCTTGAAAGCGAATTCTCAAAGAGATAGTTTAATGGCACAGTCGAGATATCAGGAGTTTCTGGAAGCCAGGTATCAATTGTATTATGAGGTGAAATCCGCATATTATCCGATATATGAGTTACACCAAACGATTCGGTTACATGAGGAAAACATTAAAATCTTGGAAAACTTCAAGCAAATCTCTACAGTAAAGTATAAAAATGGGATTGGAAGTATGGTGGATGTCATTCGAGTAGATATTCTATTGGAAAATGCGCAGACAGAAATTGAAGTGCTCCGTTCTCAAAAATATCCATTGGAAGTTAGATTTAATCGCTTGCTGAACCGTGAAGATTCAATGGTGGTCTATATCCCAAGGGAGTTAAAGATTTCAAAGGATGAAATCATAGGAGATAGTATCCTGGGAAATCCGGTTTTACGCGCCTATGATTTGCAAATCGAATCCTCAAAGGCAGAGCAGATAGTCGCAAAGAAGCAGGGACATCCTATGATCGGTGTAGGGGTAGATTATGTATTTGTAGGGAATAGTGAAAGCGTTGTTCAAAATAGTGGGAGAGATGCATGGATGCCTATGGTTTCTATGACGCTCCCCATTTATCGAAAGAAATACAAAAGTGCAGTTCGTACAGCTGAGTTAAAGGAGAAAGCGCTGCAACTGGAACAACATGATTACGAGAATACATTAATGACGGATTATGAACTGGCTAGATACACCCTGGAGATATCCGTAGAGAAATTGGATTCTTATCAAAGACAGATTAAAAACTCTGAAATGGCAATTAAAATCTTGATGGCATCGTATAGCAATTCGGGAAAAGACTTTGAAGAAGTTTTGAGAATGCAACAGGAGTTATTACAGTATCAAAAAGCGCAAGTGGTGGCTATGAAAGAGTATCACATTGCTTTAGCCAGATTAAAATATTTAACAGGAGATCCATTTCCTTAA
- a CDS encoding efflux RND transporter periplasmic adaptor subunit: MKNLNYKKLIGYLVLIALGFGIAKITSNSDKSQKETHELHQHADQNETYTCAMHPQIRKNEPGDCPICGMELIPVKNETNQDNPAAIKMSSSAMKLAEIQTQKIATKKPTKELRLNGKVQPDERYVFSQTSHIGGRIEKLLISYTGEFVRKGQVIAYVYSPELVTAQEELIEAHKIRSHQPELYEASRVKLKNWKLSDAQIDGILKSGNVTEEFPIHSDISGVVVLKRVNVGDHIMQGHSLYEVADLSKVWVMIDVYEKDLPWVKVGDWVQFTIQSLPGEQFSGKISFIDPVIHPKTRVARARIEMPNTDERLKPEMFVSGIIESKLNDEPEAIVVPKSAVMWTGKRSVVYVKMKNASEIQFVLRQVVVGPELGDGYVILSGLESGEEIAIHGTFAIDAAAQLAGKPSMMSPEMGSKSHKEHHMEM, from the coding sequence ATGAAAAATTTAAATTATAAAAAACTGATTGGATACCTGGTGCTTATTGCATTAGGGTTTGGTATCGCAAAGATTACGTCCAATTCAGATAAAAGTCAGAAAGAAACTCATGAATTGCATCAGCATGCAGATCAAAATGAAACGTATACTTGTGCCATGCATCCCCAGATTCGTAAGAATGAACCTGGGGATTGTCCTATTTGTGGGATGGAATTGATTCCGGTAAAAAACGAAACGAATCAAGACAATCCTGCAGCAATCAAGATGTCGTCATCTGCGATGAAGTTGGCTGAAATTCAAACACAAAAGATTGCTACAAAGAAGCCCACAAAGGAGTTGCGATTAAATGGAAAGGTTCAACCGGATGAACGCTATGTTTTTTCACAAACTTCGCATATTGGTGGACGAATCGAGAAATTATTGATCAGTTATACTGGTGAGTTTGTACGTAAAGGTCAGGTGATTGCCTATGTCTATTCTCCGGAATTGGTAACGGCTCAGGAAGAATTGATTGAAGCGCATAAAATCAGATCTCATCAACCGGAATTATACGAAGCGTCACGGGTAAAACTGAAAAACTGGAAACTGAGTGATGCACAAATCGATGGAATTTTAAAATCGGGTAATGTGACCGAAGAATTCCCGATTCATTCGGATATTTCCGGGGTAGTGGTCTTAAAGCGTGTGAATGTTGGAGATCATATTATGCAGGGTCATTCGCTATATGAAGTAGCAGATTTATCTAAGGTGTGGGTCATGATAGATGTGTATGAAAAAGACTTACCCTGGGTAAAAGTGGGAGATTGGGTACAATTTACGATTCAGTCTCTACCAGGCGAACAGTTTTCCGGGAAGATTAGTTTTATTGATCCGGTAATTCATCCTAAAACAAGAGTGGCACGTGCGAGAATTGAAATGCCGAATACGGATGAAAGATTAAAACCGGAAATGTTTGTGAGTGGGATCATAGAAAGTAAATTGAATGATGAACCGGAAGCGATTGTCGTACCGAAATCCGCAGTGATGTGGACCGGGAAACGATCAGTGGTTTATGTGAAAATGAAAAACGCATCTGAAATTCAATTTGTGCTACGCCAAGTTGTTGTAGGGCCGGAATTGGGTGATGGATATGTGATTTTAAGTGGATTGGAATCCGGTGAAGAAATCGCTATACATGGCACATTTGCAATTGATGCTGCTGCACAACTAGCAGGGAAACCTAGCATGATGAGTCCTGAAATGGGAAGTAAATCTCACAAAGAACATCATATGGAAATGTAA
- a CDS encoding winged helix-turn-helix transcriptional regulator, translating into MGVTKSDLFTDEQNEIARIAKAMAHPARVAIIDYLLKANACINGDLVEELGLAQATISQHLRELKNIGIIQGTIEGVSVSYCINSAKWNEIKTLFNALFDQYNDPTTCC; encoded by the coding sequence ATGGGAGTCACAAAATCAGATTTGTTTACAGACGAACAAAATGAAATTGCCAGAATTGCGAAGGCCATGGCACATCCTGCGCGCGTAGCTATAATTGATTATTTATTAAAGGCAAATGCGTGTATTAATGGCGATTTAGTAGAAGAGTTGGGTTTGGCTCAAGCTACAATTAGTCAGCATTTAAGAGAATTAAAGAATATAGGAATCATACAGGGCACCATTGAAGGAGTATCGGTGAGTTATTGTATCAACTCCGCAAAATGGAACGAAATCAAGACCCTGTTTAATGCGTTGTTTGATCAATATAACGATCCGACAACCTGTTGTTAA
- a CDS encoding protein-tyrosine-phosphatase has protein sequence MNLDSSIEQILQQPIPEERKALLQVLIDYVQAKVDEKEDIVLNFICTHNSRRSQFAQIWATVASHAFEIPTTCLSGGVEVTEFNSRAVASLKRMGFGITSEGLENPKYSVEYALKADKQVMFSKLFDDPVNQFPKFAAVMTCDHADENCPFIPGTEKRISVNYEDPKAFDGTAQEVEMYDQRSMQIASEMFYVFSKINKNVN, from the coding sequence ATGAACTTAGATTCAAGTATTGAACAAATTTTACAGCAACCGATTCCAGAAGAAAGAAAGGCATTGCTGCAAGTATTGATTGATTATGTTCAAGCCAAAGTCGATGAAAAAGAGGACATTGTTTTAAATTTCATTTGTACCCATAATTCCAGAAGAAGTCAGTTTGCACAAATCTGGGCCACTGTAGCGTCACATGCATTTGAGATCCCAACCACATGTTTATCTGGAGGTGTTGAAGTCACCGAATTTAATTCTCGAGCAGTAGCCTCGTTAAAACGTATGGGATTTGGGATTACTTCTGAAGGGCTAGAAAACCCAAAGTATTCTGTGGAATACGCATTGAAAGCGGATAAGCAGGTGATGTTTTCTAAATTATTTGATGATCCGGTAAATCAATTTCCAAAATTTGCTGCCGTAATGACGTGTGATCATGCAGATGAAAATTGTCCGTTTATACCCGGAACTGAAAAACGTATTTCGGTAAACTACGAGGACCCAAAAGCATTTGACGGGACAGCGCAGGAAGTGGAAATGTATGATCAAAGGTCTATGCAAATCGCTTCTGAAATGTTTTATGTATTCTCAAAAATCAACAAGAATGTCAACTAA